From the genome of Ananas comosus cultivar F153 linkage group 16, ASM154086v1, whole genome shotgun sequence, one region includes:
- the LOC109722574 gene encoding uncharacterized protein LOC109722574 has translation MTPFFVPIGEFVSILNGSNYSKWKEQIMFILGYMDLDLALRAEQPPKIVGPMSPQQEFAQEKWERSNRLSLMLIKSRVSKSIRGSIPKYDKAKDYLKAIEEQFVNSDKVLASTLMDKLSSTKYSGNGSIRKHIMEMRDIAAQLTALEVTISDSFLVHFILNSLPSEYGPFQISYNTHKDKWSINELLTMCVQKEGRLIQETQNAVNFVSQKRHKAC, from the coding sequence ATGACCCCATTTTTTGTTCCTATTGGTGAATTTGTTTCTATACTTAATGGTTCTAATTATTCGAAGTGGAAAGAACAGATCATGTTCATTTTGGGCTATATGGATTTAGATTTGGCTCTACGTGCTGAACAACCGCCTAAGATAGTGGGGCCAATGAGTCCACAGCAGGAATTCGCGCAGGAAAAGTGGGAGCGATCCAACCGCTTAAGTTTGATGCTCATAAAGTCAAGGGTATCAAAAAGCATAAGGGGATCAATCCCAAAATATGATAAAGCCAAAGACTATCTAAAGGCCATTGAGGAGCAATTTGTCAACTCCGATAAAGTCTTGGCAAGCACCTTAATGGATAAATTGTCTTCCACGAAATACTCCGGAAATGGCTCGATTCGCAAGCATATTATGGAAATGCGAGATATTGCAGCGCAACTCACCGCACTTGAAGTAACCATCTCTGATTCATTCTTAGTGcactttattttaaattctttgcCATCTGAATACGGACCTTTTCAGATATCTTATAACACACATAAAGATAAATGGTCAATTAATGAATTGCTGACCATGTGTGTGCAAAAGGAAGGCAGATTAATACAAGAGACACAAAATGCAGTTAACTTTGTTTCTCAAAAGAGACATAAAGCGTGCTAA